The following proteins come from a genomic window of Mariniflexile sp. TRM1-10:
- a CDS encoding helix-turn-helix domain-containing protein produces the protein MITSYRSNPFYNAFLLLVITIISIRFLIHGSYRLGLQDYFTPDEGIHSIYYLIVVPSFYLYYKNLVLPNKTYDLRSLKHLIFIGFLYFINTNPYITESSIFQFLPVINFTLVGIFILFYLTLIVRLLSKNIWFKKDLLINNTQFRLVKNWTIYLFTHNLLAAITLLASIYAEVCSKSSLSGKSMAVLLLLYWLFIYFKILTAPEILYGLPILNKKILKFSSPIEDSKHTPLLKSDHWVLEIGNQKNEQDLKLQEKMMSNIVSYTQEVDRLSIEEHIFRNPKASPTDVANKLGVPTSHIVYLFKYHSSISFSEYRMHSRIKDSIHLIEQGYLKTNTLESLAYKTGFASYNPFFSAFKKVTSYSPQDYIKSIKP, from the coding sequence ATGATAACTTCTTATAGGTCCAATCCGTTTTACAATGCATTTTTATTATTAGTCATTACTATAATTTCCATTCGTTTTTTAATTCATGGAAGTTATAGATTAGGCTTGCAAGACTATTTTACTCCCGATGAAGGTATCCATTCCATATACTATCTCATTGTTGTACCAAGTTTTTATTTGTATTACAAAAATTTAGTGTTACCAAACAAAACATATGATCTTAGAAGCTTAAAACACCTAATTTTTATTGGGTTTCTATATTTTATAAATACCAACCCCTACATTACTGAAAGTTCTATATTTCAATTTCTTCCAGTAATCAATTTTACTCTCGTAGGAATCTTTATACTTTTCTATTTAACACTAATCGTTAGGCTTTTAAGTAAAAACATTTGGTTTAAAAAAGACCTTCTTATAAATAATACACAGTTTAGGTTGGTAAAAAACTGGACCATTTATCTCTTTACCCACAACTTATTAGCTGCCATAACGTTATTGGCCTCCATTTATGCTGAAGTATGCTCAAAATCCAGTCTTTCTGGAAAATCTATGGCAGTATTACTACTCTTATATTGGTTATTTATCTATTTTAAAATTTTAACCGCTCCAGAAATTTTATATGGACTCCCTATTCTTAATAAAAAAATATTAAAGTTCAGTTCGCCCATTGAAGACAGCAAACATACGCCATTATTAAAAAGCGACCATTGGGTTTTAGAAATAGGCAACCAAAAAAACGAACAAGATTTAAAACTACAAGAAAAAATGATGTCTAACATTGTTAGCTACACGCAAGAAGTTGACAGGCTAAGTATTGAGGAACATATTTTTAGAAATCCAAAAGCATCCCCTACAGATGTTGCCAATAAGTTAGGTGTGCCCACAAGCCATATTGTTTATTTGTTTAAATACCACTCCAGCATCTCTTTTTCTGAATACCGCATGCATTCTAGAATAAAAGACAGTATCCATTTGATAGAGCAGGGTTATTTAAAAACCAACACTTTGGAGTCTTTAGCCTACAAAACAGGTTTTGCTTCATACAATCCCTTTTTTAGTGCTTTTAAAAAAGTAACGTCGTATTCACCACAAGATTATATAAAGTCTATAAAACCTTAA
- a CDS encoding T9SS type A sorting domain-containing protein, whose protein sequence is MKRFLLICLCCVCQLQLLSQSNLIRATTGVSGASNIIVQGNDAYIVQQSVGQPSVIGTYTNSAGYSIRQGFIQPNVLSKIVDEHTPLNLQLNVYPNPFNEQISLVFKEVIKGEITVTVYNILGAQVFVSSYKPKEQIDIRLNMLSSGEYILKAVANKKQFIEKIIKR, encoded by the coding sequence ATGAAACGATTTCTATTAATATGTCTATGTTGTGTTTGTCAACTACAACTTTTATCACAATCAAATTTAATAAGGGCTACAACTGGCGTTTCAGGAGCTTCCAATATTATTGTACAAGGTAATGATGCTTATATTGTTCAGCAAAGTGTTGGTCAACCAAGTGTTATTGGAACTTATACAAATAGTGCGGGTTACAGTATTCGACAAGGATTTATCCAACCCAATGTTTTATCTAAAATTGTAGATGAGCATACACCTTTAAATCTTCAATTAAATGTTTATCCAAATCCTTTTAATGAGCAGATTTCATTGGTTTTTAAAGAAGTGATTAAAGGTGAAATAACGGTAACGGTTTATAATATACTTGGGGCACAAGTATTTGTTAGTAGCTACAAACCTAAAGAGCAAATTGATATAAGATTGAATATGTTGTCTTCGGGAGAATATATTCTCAAGGCTGTTGCTAATAAAAAACAATTTATAGAAAAAATTATAAAAAGATAA
- a CDS encoding beta strand repeat-containing protein translates to MKKTLLLLLLILVGFQGFSQTAGISYQAVILNPNTKELPGANAQTNILANSKIFVQFTIIDDFNNQEYQEYHQTTTDIYGMVNLLIGHGIKKGSNNFDDIIWNGFSKKLKVDIDFSGKGNAYTLLSEQELTFMPQPALVEDTEAILNNAADIIAEQNRAILAESFLQASIDENKTSAETAIIINSNALASEVIRATNAETAIDSKLVTEVGNLTVANAALQTNIDVVQSDVDANKIAVNTAIAAVQLDVDANEAASLAADTLLQTNIDMVQADVNANEAASSAADATLQTNINAVQTDVDANETAASTAIAAVQTDVDANEATSLAADTVLQMNINAVQADVDANETATNNALALKANIASPTFTGTVSGIDKTMVGLGNVDNTSDANKPVSTAAQTALDLKVDKVSGERLINAAEIIKLSNQSGTNTGDQDLSSYATNSNLALKADIASPTFTGTVSGIDKTMVGLGNVDNTSDANKPVSTATQTALDLKVDKVSGERLINAAEITKLSNQSGTNTGDQDLSSYATNSNLALKADIASPTFTGTVSGIDKTMVGLGNVDNTSDANKPVSTAAQTALDLKVDKVSGERLINAAEITKLSNQSGTNTGDQDLSSYATNSNLALKADIASPTFTGTVSGIDKTMVGLGNVDNTSDANKPVSTATQTALDLKVDKVSGERLINAAEITKLSNQSGTNTGDQDLSSYATNTNLALKADIASPTFTGTVSGIDKTMVGLGNVDNTSDANKPVSTATQTALDLKVDKVSGERLINAAEITKLSNQSGTNTGDQDLSSYATNTNLALKADIASPTFTGTVSGIDKTMVGLGNVDNTSDANKPVSTAAQTALDLKASLASPTLTGTPLAPTATAGTSTTQIATTAFVTDAITTASTPDASTTVKGKIQLAGDLSGTAALPSIANDAVTSAKIADGTIVNTDINSSAAIAFSKLNISKADIEGLGIPGEDTDTTYSAGTGLTLTGTTLSIDSNVVTSNYSGVITTTGFIKSGGTASQFLKADGSVDATSYAPLASPTFTGTVSGISATMVGLGNVDNTSDADKPVSTDTQTSLDLKAPLASPTLTGTPLAPTATAGTSTTQIATTEFVTTATTGKFVDLTTNQTIAGIKTFSSDITVNGVKIGRGDGNNGENTAVGNGALGTGTGSRNSAFGNGALRSYSGTGFDNNTSVGYSNLPGLTTGSGNTSVGAESMMGLSIGTSNTSIGNQSLINTSGNNNVGVGKSSGSTITTGSNNTIIGTEANVATNNQTNSTAIGFQAVAAANNTIQLGNTNVTLVNTSGAITSGGGITGTSIVKVGGTSSEYLMADGSVSTGASPVREVADEFTATASQSGFTLTQTPSVNSKVKMYVNGIRISNTAYSTSGTTLTYIPANNGGYNLSLNDRIQFDYYY, encoded by the coding sequence ATGAAAAAAACACTACTATTACTCTTGTTGATCCTAGTTGGGTTTCAAGGTTTTTCTCAAACAGCTGGAATTAGTTACCAAGCTGTGATTTTAAATCCAAATACAAAAGAGCTTCCAGGAGCAAATGCTCAAACCAATATTTTAGCCAACAGTAAAATTTTTGTACAGTTTACTATTATTGATGATTTTAACAATCAAGAATATCAAGAATATCATCAAACAACCACAGATATCTATGGCATGGTAAACCTACTTATAGGACATGGTATAAAAAAAGGTTCTAATAATTTTGATGATATTATTTGGAACGGTTTTTCAAAAAAGTTGAAAGTAGACATTGATTTTTCGGGAAAAGGTAATGCCTACACACTATTAAGTGAGCAGGAATTAACCTTTATGCCACAACCAGCTCTTGTAGAAGATACAGAGGCAATCTTGAACAATGCAGCAGATATCATAGCCGAACAGAATAGAGCCATTTTAGCGGAGTCTTTTTTACAGGCATCAATAGATGAAAACAAAACAAGTGCCGAAACAGCCATTATTATAAACTCTAATGCCTTAGCTTCAGAAGTAATAAGAGCCACTAATGCAGAAACAGCTATAGACAGTAAGTTGGTTACGGAAGTTGGTAATCTTACAGTTGCTAATGCCGCTTTACAAACCAACATCGATGTAGTTCAGTCCGATGTAGATGCTAATAAAATAGCTGTTAACACAGCCATTGCCGCAGTTCAATTAGACGTAGATGCGAATGAAGCCGCAAGTCTAGCCGCAGATACACTTTTACAAACAAATATCGATATGGTTCAGGCTGACGTAAATGCAAACGAGGCCGCTTCAAGTGCCGCAGACGCAACTTTGCAAACGAATATCAATGCGGTTCAGACCGATGTGGATGCCAATGAAACAGCTGCAAGCACAGCCATTGCAGCAGTTCAAACTGACGTTGATGCCAATGAAGCCACAAGCTTGGCAGCAGATACGGTTTTGCAAATGAATATCAATGCGGTTCAGGCCGATGTTGATGCTAATGAAACTGCTACTAATAATGCTTTGGCTTTAAAGGCGAATATCGCCTCCCCAACATTTACGGGTACTGTTTCGGGAATCGATAAAACGATGGTAGGTTTGGGCAATGTGGACAATACAAGTGATGCCAATAAACCGGTCTCAACAGCGGCCCAAACGGCATTGGATTTAAAGGTAGATAAAGTTAGTGGAGAACGTCTTATTAATGCCGCTGAAATCATTAAACTTTCCAATCAATCGGGAACCAATACAGGCGACCAGGATTTGAGCAGCTATGCTACAAACTCGAATTTGGCTTTAAAGGCTGACATCGCCTCCCCAACATTTACAGGTACTGTTTCGGGAATCGATAAAACGATGGTAGGCTTGGGCAATGTGGACAATACCAGCGATGCCAATAAACCGGTTTCTACGGCGACCCAAACGGCATTGGATTTAAAGGTGGATAAAGTTAGTGGAGAACGTCTTATTAATGCCGCTGAAATCACCAAACTTTCCAATCAATCGGGAACCAATACAGGCGACCAGGATTTGAGCAGCTATGCTACAAACTCGAATTTGGCTTTAAAGGCTGACATCGCCTCCCCAACATTTACGGGTACTGTTTCGGGAATCGATAAAACGATGGTAGGCTTGGGCAATGTGGACAATACAAGTGATGCCAATAAACCGGTCTCAACAGCGGCCCAAACGGCATTGGATTTAAAGGTAGATAAAGTTAGTGGAGAACGTCTTATTAATGCCGCTGAAATCACCAAACTTTCCAATCAATCGGGAACCAATACAGGCGACCAGGATTTGAGCAGCTATGCTACAAACTCGAATTTGGCTTTAAAGGCTGACATCGCCTCCCCAACATTTACGGGTACTGTTTCGGGAATCGATAAAACGATGGTAGGTTTGGGCAATGTGGACAATACCAGCGATGCCAATAAACCGGTTTCTACGGCGACCCAAACGGCATTGGATTTAAAGGTAGATAAAGTTAGTGGAGAACGTCTTATTAATGCCGCTGAAATCACCAAACTTTCCAATCAATCGGGAACCAATACAGGCGACCAGGATTTGAGCAGCTATGCTACAAACACGAATTTGGCTTTAAAGGCAGATATCGCTTCCCCAACATTTACGGGTACTGTTTCGGGAATCGATAAAACGATGGTAGGTTTGGGCAATGTGGACAATACCAGCGATGCCAATAAGCCGGTTTCTACGGCGACCCAAACGGCATTGGATTTAAAGGTAGATAAAGTTAGTGGAGAACGTCTTATTAATGCCGCTGAAATCACCAAACTTTCCAATCAATCGGGAACCAATACAGGCGACCAGGATTTGAGCAGCTATGCTACAAACACAAATTTAGCTTTAAAGGCAGATATCGCTTCCCCAACATTTACGGGTACTGTTTCGGGAATCGATAAAACGATGGTAGGTTTGGGCAATGTGGACAATACCAGCGATGCCAATAAGCCGGTCTCAACAGCGGCCCAAACGGCATTGGATTTAAAAGCGTCTTTAGCATCACCAACGTTAACCGGAACGCCATTGGCACCTACTGCCACAGCGGGAACCAGTACTACACAGATAGCGACAACAGCATTTGTAACAGATGCTATCACTACTGCAAGCACACCGGACGCAAGTACAACGGTAAAAGGGAAGATTCAATTAGCGGGCGATTTGTCAGGAACGGCCGCCTTGCCATCAATCGCTAATGATGCTGTAACTTCTGCAAAAATAGCAGATGGAACCATTGTAAATACAGATATTAATTCTTCAGCAGCCATAGCTTTTTCTAAATTGAATATATCAAAAGCGGATATCGAAGGATTGGGTATTCCGGGAGAAGATACAGATACAACTTATAGTGCGGGAACAGGACTTACTTTGACCGGTACAACGTTGTCAATTGATTCAAATGTTGTAACAAGTAATTATTCGGGTGTAATAACAACTACGGGCTTCATTAAGTCTGGAGGAACAGCTTCTCAATTCTTGAAAGCTGATGGGTCGGTTGATGCAACTTCATATGCGCCATTAGCTTCCCCAACCTTTACGGGTACGGTATCAGGGATAAGTGCCACGATGGTGGGGTTAGGAAACGTGGACAATACTAGTGATGCCGATAAACCAGTTTCAACTGACACCCAAACGTCCTTAGATTTAAAAGCGCCTTTAGCGTCACCAACGTTAACGGGAACGCCATTGGCACCTACTGCCACAGCGGGAACCAGTACTACACAGATAGCCACAACGGAATTTGTAACTACTGCCACAACAGGGAAATTTGTAGACTTAACCACAAATCAAACCATCGCAGGAATTAAAACCTTTAGTAGTGATATCACTGTAAATGGTGTTAAAATTGGACGAGGTGATGGTAATAATGGAGAGAATACGGCCGTTGGTAATGGGGCGTTAGGCACCGGTACAGGTTCAAGAAATTCTGCATTTGGTAATGGTGCCTTAAGAAGCTATTCTGGAACTGGTTTTGATAACAATACAAGTGTAGGGTATAGTAATTTGCCAGGCCTAACCACAGGGAGTGGAAACACGTCTGTGGGTGCAGAGTCCATGATGGGTTTGTCAATTGGTACCTCAAATACATCGATAGGAAATCAATCTTTAATTAATACATCAGGTAACAATAATGTTGGTGTTGGAAAAAGTTCTGGAAGCACTATAACCACAGGTTCAAATAATACTATTATAGGGACAGAGGCTAATGTTGCTACAAATAATCAAACAAATTCTACGGCAATTGGTTTTCAGGCTGTTGCTGCTGCAAATAATACTATTCAATTAGGAAATACGAATGTAACTTTAGTTAATACTAGTGGAGCTATAACATCAGGAGGTGGTATTACAGGAACCTCCATAGTTAAAGTAGGAGGTACTTCTTCAGAATATTTAATGGCAGACGGTTCGGTTTCTACAGGTGCTTCACCAGTTAGGGAAGTAGCCGATGAATTTACGGCGACAGCATCTCAAAGTGGTTTTACTTTAACACAAACCCCTTCAGTTAATAGTAAGGTTAAAATGTATGTTAATGGTATAAGAATAAGCAATACAGCTTATAGCACAAGCGGAACTACTTTGACTTACATACCGGCAAATAATGGTGGATATAATCTGTCTTTAAATGATAGAATTCAATTTGACTATTATTATTAA
- a CDS encoding DUF6252 family protein: MKKLKQLVLLLTTVSLITFLSCSTSDDGGKNGTAASGTITAKVDGKEFTSLKITSQASVVTVGEQTTITLQGNTSSQAINMIINGYDGVGTYQLSDNNVFIIASYTEPNINNPLDSKIWSAPYQDSGIVGEIKISEETDTNIIGTFSFTCKNSNDGTTKNITDGSFNLEK, from the coding sequence ATGAAAAAACTAAAACAATTAGTATTATTACTAACAACAGTATCATTAATTACATTTTTATCATGCTCAACTAGCGATGATGGAGGTAAAAATGGTACAGCAGCATCAGGAACTATTACAGCCAAAGTTGATGGCAAAGAATTCACTTCTTTAAAGATAACCTCACAAGCAAGTGTTGTAACCGTAGGGGAACAAACAACAATTACACTACAGGGCAATACATCTTCGCAAGCCATAAACATGATTATTAATGGATATGATGGTGTTGGAACTTATCAACTTTCAGATAATAACGTGTTTATTATTGCTTCTTATACAGAGCCCAATATTAATAATCCTTTAGATTCTAAAATTTGGTCTGCTCCATATCAAGATTCAGGGATTGTTGGAGAGATTAAAATATCTGAAGAAACAGATACAAACATTATAGGCACGTTCAGTTTTACCTGTAAAAATTCAAATGACGGAACAACAAAGAATATCACGGATGGATCATTCAATCTTGAAAAGTAA
- a CDS encoding outer membrane protein assembly factor BamB family protein produces MRKLNQFVLLLVGILMVNVAPAQKAETPEQTYDLGSSINEMTLTVGGILVAATNEGLVGIDPKQNTPVFTFNNFGKLKPEETDFIPASPYIVVSQGADSKFAGLTKTKRAVINYITGKTIFNSETDNWNQIYTCNIVLPQNKLIISGIQKEGDKFEKMTPKVAVYDLSTQKLDYSFFLDKPGRVGLAKDFSVTGVPLLLKEILIIPTAQGLIAKKHNGDDLWECKIKGVNWMVADKTEKEIYGFETTVNGKNTRIHKIGSNGAELWKDDRKVQGNVSNFQILPQGIAVVSDKSSGGSSSVFATSDESEIAFLSASTGEDLWQKSPKTKGYVQHFYVQDDGILFGIQQGGINKISFDGKTLFKKPLKTGANIMVMAESPQGLIYITGEDANIVDLKTGDQVWNKPLKYKNSAAVASTFDSAKNRYLIAADGDVYAIDANSGDVTEFAKVKFDEKEVANTMQMRNGNIFLSASQNVALLDSDGNQVYHEYYKSPSQSGFVKVLSGALAVASTGLAMAHAAKAGMNRTNSYGSSNDLGNYNDYGKENKRASDMFASIGDAAFDVMSKRFKATAATENAQFILTKLDAGVGLVKVNKDTGKVDKEIVLKDKKPEYQVDEVAGILYYKANDKTIYAYNLQK; encoded by the coding sequence ATGAGAAAATTAAATCAATTTGTATTACTATTAGTAGGGATTCTAATGGTAAACGTAGCACCAGCCCAAAAAGCAGAAACTCCAGAACAAACTTACGATTTAGGATCAAGTATTAATGAAATGACACTAACCGTTGGAGGCATATTGGTTGCTGCAACCAACGAAGGGTTGGTGGGGATTGACCCCAAACAAAACACCCCTGTATTTACTTTTAATAATTTCGGAAAATTAAAACCGGAGGAAACAGATTTTATACCTGCATCACCATATATTGTGGTTTCTCAAGGTGCTGATTCAAAGTTTGCAGGCTTAACAAAAACAAAACGAGCTGTTATAAATTATATAACAGGAAAGACTATTTTTAATTCTGAAACCGATAATTGGAATCAAATTTATACCTGTAACATCGTATTGCCACAAAACAAATTAATAATTAGTGGTATTCAAAAGGAAGGCGATAAGTTTGAAAAAATGACTCCCAAAGTAGCCGTGTACGATTTAAGTACACAAAAACTAGACTATAGCTTCTTTTTAGATAAACCGGGAAGAGTAGGTCTTGCCAAAGATTTTAGCGTAACAGGTGTGCCTTTATTGTTAAAAGAAATTTTAATAATACCAACAGCTCAAGGATTAATTGCAAAAAAGCACAATGGCGATGATTTATGGGAATGTAAAATTAAAGGTGTTAACTGGATGGTTGCCGACAAAACCGAAAAAGAAATTTATGGTTTTGAAACTACTGTTAATGGAAAAAACACACGAATTCATAAAATAGGAAGCAATGGTGCCGAACTATGGAAAGATGACAGAAAAGTACAAGGAAATGTATCTAATTTTCAAATTTTACCACAAGGAATAGCTGTGGTTAGCGATAAAAGTTCTGGAGGCAGCTCTAGTGTGTTTGCTACAAGTGACGAATCTGAAATTGCTTTTTTAAGTGCTTCTACGGGTGAAGATTTATGGCAAAAATCTCCAAAAACAAAAGGTTATGTACAGCATTTTTATGTACAGGATGATGGTATTTTATTTGGTATTCAACAAGGAGGGATTAATAAAATTTCGTTTGATGGAAAAACATTATTCAAAAAGCCTTTAAAAACGGGAGCAAACATTATGGTTATGGCAGAGTCTCCACAGGGGTTAATTTATATTACGGGTGAAGATGCCAATATTGTAGATTTAAAAACAGGCGACCAAGTATGGAACAAGCCATTGAAATATAAAAATTCGGCTGCAGTAGCTTCAACTTTCGACAGTGCAAAAAATAGATATCTAATTGCTGCCGATGGCGATGTTTATGCCATTGATGCCAACTCTGGAGATGTCACTGAATTTGCAAAAGTGAAGTTTGATGAAAAAGAAGTTGCCAATACTATGCAAATGAGAAATGGTAACATTTTTTTAAGCGCTTCTCAAAATGTAGCCTTACTAGATAGTGATGGAAACCAAGTATATCACGAATATTATAAATCGCCTTCTCAAAGTGGTTTTGTAAAAGTATTATCTGGAGCGTTGGCCGTAGCCTCAACAGGATTAGCAATGGCTCATGCTGCTAAAGCAGGTATGAATAGAACCAATAGTTATGGAAGTTCTAATGATTTAGGCAACTATAACGACTACGGAAAAGAAAACAAAAGGGCTTCCGATATGTTTGCATCTATAGGAGATGCTGCGTTTGATGTGATGTCAAAACGTTTTAAAGCAACAGCAGCGACCGAGAATGCCCAATTTATTTTAACAAAACTTGATGCGGGTGTTGGATTGGTAAAAGTTAATAAAGATACAGGCAAAGTAGATAAAGAAATTGTGCTTAAAGATAAAAAGCCAGAATACCAAGTAGATGAGGTTGCAGGAATTTTATATTACAAAGCCAATGACAAGACAATTTACGCTTATAATCTTCAAAAATAA
- a CDS encoding tetratricopeptide repeat-containing sensor histidine kinase, producing the protein MKRIFFAVIFSICGFYYSFAQSPQKIIDSLKIELSKSPKDELKAKIYGDLTWYYGSISTDSALFYGKKAMALAKKIKDSVFFAQTISDNAVIYYLKGDYSTSEKLFRESLKIRTLQKDSAGIASLHFKIGNIYGKKAQSDSSMVYYLKALNFYEKKKADVIVNSLKSNIGTIHMALKNYDKALDYFNENIDFFEKNNEYELLGNVLVNRASIYLYKKDTLQAISDLKKGIEISEKVNSYPTLGTAYNNLGTIFNDKKDYQQAKKYILKSIEIREKGNLKTELESSKLTLAGIYNQLGEFKKSKPILLENIKVFKRESVTDKLLLAYLQLIPVYAYESKPDSVSYYTELYVKTQEVNAQETMQNITSELETKYETEKKEKEILSQRANIAEKELHINQKNTQIIGLGILAIVVAILGYLFYNQQKLKNHQLQKESELKEALIKIENQNNLQEQRLAISRDLHDNIGAQLTFIISSIDNLKYGFKITNEKLTSKLSSISIFTKETIYELRDTIWAMNKSEISLEDLQARISNFIEKANISTEQTQFNFTIDSSLPNNLTFTSFEGMNIYRIIQEAINNALKYANANTIDVQFIKENEHLMVSIVDDGKGFDILQVEDGNGLNNMKKRASEIAATLKISSEVNKGTAIVLTV; encoded by the coding sequence ATGAAAAGAATCTTTTTTGCAGTCATCTTCTCGATTTGCGGTTTTTATTACAGTTTTGCCCAAAGTCCACAGAAAATTATCGATAGTTTAAAAATTGAACTTTCAAAATCACCAAAAGATGAGTTGAAAGCTAAAATTTATGGCGATTTAACTTGGTACTATGGCTCAATTTCAACAGATTCTGCCTTATTTTATGGTAAAAAAGCAATGGCACTTGCCAAAAAAATAAAGGATTCTGTTTTTTTTGCACAAACTATTAGTGACAATGCCGTTATTTATTATTTAAAGGGTGATTATTCCACTTCTGAAAAGCTTTTTAGAGAATCTTTGAAAATTAGAACCTTACAAAAAGACTCGGCAGGAATTGCTTCATTACATTTTAAGATTGGAAATATTTATGGCAAAAAAGCTCAGTCAGACAGCTCAATGGTTTATTATTTAAAAGCACTTAATTTTTATGAAAAAAAGAAAGCAGATGTTATTGTAAACTCCCTAAAAAGCAATATAGGAACTATTCACATGGCGTTGAAAAATTATGACAAAGCCTTAGATTATTTTAATGAAAATATTGATTTTTTCGAAAAAAACAACGAATATGAGTTGCTTGGGAATGTTTTGGTAAATAGAGCGAGTATTTATCTCTATAAAAAGGATACTTTACAGGCAATTTCTGATTTAAAAAAAGGCATAGAAATCTCAGAAAAAGTTAATTCATATCCAACACTTGGGACGGCATATAATAATCTTGGAACAATTTTTAACGATAAAAAAGACTACCAACAAGCAAAAAAATACATACTGAAATCTATTGAAATTAGAGAAAAAGGAAATTTGAAAACCGAATTAGAAAGTTCTAAACTTACCCTGGCAGGTATTTATAATCAGTTAGGTGAATTTAAAAAATCCAAACCTATTTTATTAGAGAACATAAAAGTATTTAAAAGAGAAAGCGTTACAGATAAGCTTTTATTGGCTTACTTGCAACTTATACCTGTTTACGCATATGAATCTAAACCAGATAGTGTTTCGTACTATACCGAGTTATATGTTAAAACCCAAGAAGTAAATGCGCAAGAAACTATGCAAAATATTACTTCTGAATTGGAAACTAAATACGAAACCGAAAAAAAAGAAAAAGAAATACTATCACAACGTGCCAACATTGCCGAAAAGGAACTTCACATCAATCAAAAGAACACTCAAATAATAGGCTTAGGCATTTTAGCAATAGTTGTAGCCATTTTGGGGTATTTGTTTTATAATCAGCAAAAATTAAAAAACCACCAACTTCAAAAAGAAAGCGAATTAAAAGAAGCTTTAATTAAAATTGAAAATCAGAATAATTTACAAGAACAACGGCTTGCCATTTCAAGAGATTTACACGATAACATTGGCGCACAACTAACCTTTATTATTTCATCAATTGATAATTTGAAATATGGTTTTAAAATTACCAATGAAAAACTCACCAGTAAGCTTTCTAGTATAAGTATCTTTACCAAAGAAACCATTTATGAATTGCGTGATACCATTTGGGCAATGAATAAAAGCGAAATTTCTTTGGAAGATTTACAAGCACGTATTTCCAACTTCATAGAAAAAGCCAATATTTCGACTGAACAAACACAATTCAATTTCACTATCGATAGTAGTTTGCCAAACAACCTCACCTTCACTTCTTTTGAAGGCATGAATATTTATAGAATCATTCAGGAAGCCATCAATAATGCGCTTAAATACGCTAATGCCAATACCATTGACGTGCAATTCATTAAAGAAAATGAACACCTTATGGTTTCTATTGTTGATGATGGAAAGGGTTTTGATATACTGCAAGTTGAAGATGGTAACGGACTTAATAATATGAAAAAGCGAGCAAGTGAAATAGCTGCAACTTTAAAGATTTCTAGCGAAGTAAATAAAGGAACAGCAATAGTACTTACGGTTTAA
- a CDS encoding response regulator: MQIKIAIVDDNTFLINAVKEKLSFFEDLSVKFSAANGFDLLCKIEDNHNLDLILMDIEMPVLNGIETTEIIKRKYPHIKIIMLTVFDNDENIFNAIKAGADGYLLKEINAKDLHNGIVETLNGGAAMNPSIALKTLKLLRNPIDFSCKNNENDIKLSEREIQVLEQLSKGLSYNIIADNLILSSGTIRKHIENIYKKLQVHNKLEAVEKAKKNNLI; encoded by the coding sequence ATGCAAATTAAAATAGCCATTGTAGATGATAACACATTTTTAATTAACGCCGTAAAAGAAAAGTTGTCTTTTTTTGAAGATTTAAGCGTGAAGTTTTCGGCTGCAAATGGTTTCGATTTGTTATGCAAAATCGAAGATAACCACAATCTCGATTTAATATTAATGGACATTGAGATGCCTGTTTTAAACGGCATAGAAACTACCGAAATTATCAAGAGAAAATACCCGCATATCAAAATTATAATGCTCACGGTTTTTGACAATGATGAAAATATTTTTAATGCGATAAAAGCAGGTGCCGATGGGTATTTGCTTAAAGAAATCAATGCAAAGGATTTACACAATGGCATTGTGGAAACCTTAAATGGTGGCGCCGCAATGAATCCTTCTATCGCTTTAAAAACATTAAAACTGCTTCGAAATCCAATAGATTTTAGTTGCAAAAATAATGAAAATGATATCAAGCTATCGGAAAGGGAAATACAAGTGTTAGAACAATTAAGCAAAGGGCTTAGTTATAATATTATTGCCGATAACCTTATTTTGTCATCAGGAACCATAAGGAAACATATCGAAAATATATACAAAAAACTACAAGTGCACAATAAGTTGGAAGCGGTAGAAAAGGCTAAAAAGAATAATTTAATATAA